One Dysgonomonadaceae bacterium PH5-43 DNA segment encodes these proteins:
- a CDS encoding dTDP-4-dehydrorhamnose reductase (product_source=KO:K00067; cath_funfam=3.40.50.720; cog=COG1091; ko=KO:K00067; pfam=PF04321; superfamily=51735; tigrfam=TIGR01214), translating into MNRNILITGANGQLGSELRCIADNYSNFIFFFTDIDTLDLTNKDAVSNYVEDNKIHYIVNCAAYTAVDKAEDDADLCYKINVDAVKNIANAARSKAKAKVIHISTDYVFDGEGNRPYKETDNTNPQSVYGKSKREGEEALLDSNPDSIIIRTAWLYSSFGNNFVKTMLRLSKEREELNVVADQKGTPTYAADLAKAILDIVEYSERNNNFASGIYHYSNEGETTWFDFTNEIVKQAGITTCKINPISTDQYPVKAKRPQYSVLDKTKIRDTFNIDVPEWRESLKRAIRSMQ; encoded by the coding sequence ATGAATAGAAACATTCTTATAACTGGGGCCAACGGGCAATTGGGTAGCGAACTGCGTTGCATTGCCGACAATTACTCTAACTTCATCTTCTTTTTTACCGACATAGATACTTTAGACCTTACAAACAAGGATGCCGTGTCGAATTATGTAGAAGACAACAAAATACATTACATTGTAAATTGCGCCGCATACACCGCTGTTGATAAAGCCGAAGACGATGCCGATTTATGTTATAAGATAAATGTAGATGCCGTTAAGAATATTGCGAATGCCGCTCGCAGCAAAGCTAAAGCTAAGGTTATACATATATCTACCGATTATGTTTTTGACGGAGAAGGCAATCGTCCTTATAAAGAAACAGACAACACCAATCCGCAATCGGTTTATGGGAAGAGCAAAAGAGAGGGCGAAGAGGCGTTGCTCGACTCTAATCCCGACAGCATAATAATAAGAACGGCTTGGCTTTATTCTTCTTTCGGAAATAACTTCGTGAAAACGATGCTTCGTTTGAGTAAAGAAAGAGAAGAACTTAATGTTGTTGCCGATCAAAAAGGCACGCCAACTTATGCTGCCGACTTAGCGAAAGCTATATTAGATATTGTGGAGTATTCCGAAAGAAACAATAACTTCGCGTCGGGCATTTATCATTACAGCAACGAAGGCGAAACTACTTGGTTTGATTTCACCAACGAAATAGTAAAGCAGGCAGGCATCACAACTTGCAAGATTAATCCTATATCAACAGACCAATATCCGGTAAAGGCTAAGCGTCCTCAGTATAGCGTATTAGATAAAACAAAGATAAGAGACACCTTTAATATTGACGTTCCCGAATGGAGAGAATCGCTGAAGCGAGCTATCCGTTCAATGCAGTAA
- a CDS encoding methylenetetrahydrofolate reductase (NADPH) (product_source=KO:K00297; cath_funfam=3.20.20.220; cog=COG0685; ko=KO:K00297; pfam=PF02219; superfamily=51730; tigrfam=TIGR00676) has product MSLIDLLNNSQKTAFSFEILPPMKGNNFSKVCSIIDKLKEFDPKYINITTHHSENIYKENADGLLKKVNVRKRPGTVAIAAAIQNYYNIPAVPHIICKGFTKEETEYALIDLQYLGVSELLLLRGDANKLERNQIPEGKSHNHTTELIEQVNNYNQGIDLEGNIFDKPDIKFSYGVACYPEKHEEAPNIDSDIYYLKQKIASGADYAVTQMFFDNQKYFDFLERCKQEGINVPIIPGIKPVVFKNQLTVLPKVFRSDIPEPLASELMKCKSDEEAKQIGIEWTIEQCKELIRRGVPSIHFYTLMATDSVRQIAKAIY; this is encoded by the coding sequence ATGAGTCTAATAGATTTATTAAACAACAGTCAGAAAACTGCATTTTCTTTTGAGATTTTACCTCCTATGAAGGGTAACAATTTCTCTAAAGTATGTAGCATTATAGACAAGTTGAAAGAATTTGATCCTAAATATATCAATATCACAACTCACCATAGTGAGAATATTTATAAGGAAAATGCTGATGGTTTGTTGAAGAAAGTAAATGTCAGGAAACGTCCTGGAACTGTAGCTATTGCAGCTGCCATTCAGAATTATTACAACATACCAGCCGTTCCGCACATTATATGCAAGGGTTTTACTAAAGAAGAAACAGAGTATGCTCTTATAGACCTTCAATATCTTGGAGTTTCTGAACTCTTATTACTTCGTGGAGATGCTAACAAGTTAGAACGCAACCAGATTCCAGAAGGTAAAAGCCACAATCACACTACTGAGTTGATAGAACAGGTTAACAACTACAATCAAGGAATCGACTTGGAAGGTAATATCTTCGATAAGCCCGACATTAAATTCTCTTACGGTGTTGCTTGTTATCCCGAGAAACACGAAGAAGCTCCTAATATAGATTCAGACATATACTATCTTAAACAAAAAATAGCTTCAGGAGCCGACTATGCTGTTACTCAAATGTTTTTCGACAACCAGAAGTATTTCGACTTCTTAGAACGTTGTAAACAAGAAGGTATTAACGTTCCTATCATTCCAGGCATTAAGCCGGTTGTTTTCAAAAATCAACTTACAGTATTACCCAAAGTTTTCAGGTCAGACATTCCTGAACCTTTGGCTTCTGAACTAATGAAATGTAAAAGTGATGAAGAAGCGAAACAAATAGGTATAGAGTGGACTATAGAACAATGTAAAGAATTAATTCGCAGAGGAGTGCCAAGTATACATTTCTATACGCTTATGGCTACCGATAGCGTAAGACAAATAGCTAAAGCAATATATTAA
- a CDS encoding hypothetical protein (product_source=Hypo-rule applied; pfam=PF19555; superfamily=55282), with translation MKEEFDYKEVPQSYVHCLNAVCKKSDSCLRFKVGQAIPDEVSVFKIVNPSPVNKSESECRYFEPIKKLRYALGISHLYDDLPHTKYNRIKKAIHRYLEHNRYYRIYNKEYLITPEQQEFIRDLFRKEGIEKEPVFDEYIERYNFSVQVSPHH, from the coding sequence ATGAAAGAAGAATTTGATTACAAAGAAGTCCCCCAGAGTTACGTTCATTGTCTGAACGCAGTATGTAAGAAATCAGATAGCTGCCTACGCTTTAAGGTCGGACAAGCAATCCCCGACGAAGTTTCAGTGTTTAAGATAGTCAATCCCTCACCCGTTAATAAATCGGAAAGCGAATGCCGATACTTCGAGCCTATAAAGAAGCTACGCTACGCTTTGGGAATCTCTCATTTATACGACGATTTGCCGCACACTAAATACAACCGAATAAAGAAGGCAATACATAGATACCTTGAACACAATCGCTATTACCGCATATATAACAAGGAGTATCTTATAACTCCAGAGCAACAAGAGTTTATTCGCGACCTTTTCCGCAAAGAAGGGATAGAGAAAGAGCCAGTCTTCGACGAGTATATCGAGCGATATAACTTCTCCGTTCAGGTATCTCCTCACCATTAA
- a CDS encoding hypothetical protein (product_source=Hypo-rule applied) encodes MKKRINIKRPIRIFSIDFTAKNAVYFREDKHHPINQLKKSNDRIGNRGNTKWFDF; translated from the coding sequence ATGAAAAAGAGAATTAACATTAAAAGACCAATCCGTATTTTTTCGATAGACTTTACTGCAAAGAATGCCGTGTATTTCAGAGAAGATAAGCATCACCCAATTAATCAATTAAAGAAAAGTAACGACAGAATTGGGAATAGAGGTAATACTAAATGGTTTGATTTCTAA
- a CDS encoding branched-chain amino acid aminotransferase (product_source=KO:K00826; cath_funfam=3.20.10.10,3.30.470.10; cog=COG0115; ko=KO:K00826; pfam=PF01063; superfamily=56752; tigrfam=TIGR01123) yields MENINWSDLSFGYMKTDYNVRSYYKDGKWSDLEVTDSDQITMHMAATCLHYGQEAFEGLKAFRGKDGKTRIFRMRENALRLQASSRGVMMAEFPVELFEKAVIEAVKQNERFIPPYESGASLYIRPLLIGTGAQVGVKPAKEYLFIVFVTPVGPYFKEGFKPTPYVILRGFDRAAPHGTGTIKVGGNYAASLTAGEIAHEKGYSAVLYLDAKEKKYIDECGPANFFGIKDNTYITPESSSILPSITNKSLMVLAEELGMKVERRPIPVEELETFEEAGACGTAAVISPVLRIDDLDENKSYVMSKDGEPGPLSLKLYNKLRAIQYGDEADKYDWVTIVE; encoded by the coding sequence ATGGAAAATATAAATTGGTCTGATTTGTCTTTCGGTTATATGAAGACAGATTACAACGTTAGAAGTTATTACAAAGACGGCAAATGGAGTGATTTAGAGGTTACAGATTCCGACCAAATCACGATGCACATGGCAGCAACTTGTTTGCATTACGGACAAGAAGCATTCGAAGGTCTTAAAGCATTCAGAGGTAAAGACGGCAAAACTCGCATCTTTAGAATGAGAGAGAACGCTTTACGTCTGCAAGCTTCATCTCGTGGAGTTATGATGGCTGAATTTCCAGTAGAGCTATTTGAAAAAGCAGTTATTGAAGCTGTAAAACAAAACGAACGTTTTATTCCTCCTTACGAAAGTGGAGCTTCTTTATATATTCGTCCGTTATTAATAGGAACCGGAGCCCAAGTTGGGGTTAAGCCTGCAAAAGAATATCTTTTTATTGTATTCGTTACACCTGTAGGACCTTACTTTAAAGAAGGATTTAAGCCTACTCCTTATGTTATATTGAGAGGTTTCGACCGTGCAGCTCCTCACGGAACAGGAACAATTAAAGTTGGTGGTAATTACGCTGCAAGTCTTACAGCTGGCGAAATTGCTCACGAAAAAGGTTATTCGGCAGTTCTTTATCTTGATGCTAAAGAAAAGAAATATATAGACGAATGCGGTCCTGCTAACTTCTTCGGAATAAAAGACAATACATACATCACGCCCGAATCTTCGTCAATCTTACCATCTATAACAAACAAGAGTTTAATGGTATTGGCAGAAGAATTAGGAATGAAGGTAGAGCGTCGCCCTATCCCAGTAGAAGAACTTGAAACATTTGAAGAAGCTGGAGCTTGCGGAACAGCCGCAGTTATTAGCCCTGTTTTAAGAATAGATGATTTAGACGAAAACAAATCTTACGTTATGTCTAAAGACGGAGAGCCAGGTCCGTTAAGCTTAAAACTTTATAACAAACTTCGCGCTATACAGTACGGCGATGAAGCAGATAAATACGACTGGGTTACAATAGTAGAGTAA
- a CDS encoding putative HTH transcriptional regulator (product_source=COG2865; cog=COG2865): MAGYIERMGTGTRDIVNQCKAIGLREPSLFKKRL, translated from the coding sequence ATGGCTGGTTATATTGAGAGAATGGGAACAGGAACGAGAGATATAGTAAATCAATGTAAGGCTATAGGATTAAGAGAGCCGAGTTTATTCAAGAAGAGGCTTTAA